The Mauremys reevesii isolate NIE-2019 linkage group 1, ASM1616193v1, whole genome shotgun sequence genome segment tccccgcacccttTTCCCCactcttgcgatctggtcaccctacaaagaGGTGAGTGTTAAaactggttaaaggaatcaaatacatacaacaattgcagAGTTCTTGTATCAGGTTTGGAGCagcgatggaataaactgctggcttgttaagtctctgggTGCTTCCAAAgaattggaaggtcctcagtcccttggttagagtGCTCCCATAAGTCCACAGTCCAGAAGTTAGAGCAGGAAGGAGGCAAAACTGAGATGTTCCTAGGGTCTTTTATAACTTCTGCCCTGTGGAAAGAAACATCattgtcccaaacaaagccctcagcattGTTTGTAGAAAAGTACAGGCACACAAGATGGAGTTTAGTACCATGTGATCCAGCCACATGCCCTTGGATGCTTCAATGAGTCATAGCAgaggcaagtatcagaggggagccatgttagtctggatctgtaaaagtagcaaagaatcctgtggcaccttatagattaacagtcgttatggagcatgagctttcgtgggtgaatacccacttcgtcatgcatccgacgaagtgggtattcacccacgaaagctcacgcttcaaaatgtctgttagtttataagatgccacaggactctttgctgctgttgtgGCAGAGGCATATACCCATATTCTAGCTAGACAGTCCATCCAGAAAGTCCATTAGGTGGGAATGGGCTTCTTCCATGGCCCATTGTGTTCATTGATGGGCCATCAACTGAAACATTcccttcacaatgtgctggctagactggatgtaaatACCTTTGGGTATTACCAGGAGCAAACACAGCTGAAATAcagttacatagtcaatattcagaACTCCAgataaaaaaatgatacatgcatacaaataagataatCACGTTCATCaaaccataacttttccattgacaccttacatggcatactttgtacaagacttattgcaattgtataacagtggcAGCTACAATGATCTGCATGGTCATATATTACTCATATAACATCACACCTTGCTCTTAGATTCATATTGTTTAATGCAAAACTGGTAACTGATACAATTCCCACCATCTGTGATTTAATTATCGATTTGGTCTTTAACTCAATGGCCCCTAAGTACTGGTCCATGACTGAAGCGCCTAGGTGCTATCACAagatacatacaaaataatgataAGTGTCTCGTGAGTTGCACCCTTGTCCTTGGGGCTAGTGACAGGAAGTGGAGGGAAGCGTTGGGCCCACTTGTTCCTATAAGATGGTGCTAATATCAGCAATATTGGTTGACATTAATGCTTCCCTTCAGGTGGCTATTTCCCTGGGGGAAGAGTACTGCGTATTGATAACCATAGTTGTCAGCTGAAGCCCTCAGATTTCCTTGAGCCCTTTCAGTCATATTGTAGCTCTGGGTGTGGGACAGAGACCATATTGGTCTTGTTGTTTGTAGTTCTCCATGTGGTGGGTCCACACTCACCCTTAGAGAACTGTCAGTAGCCTCTTATACCACTGACCATGGATAACTCACCCATAGTCCCCACCTCGGAAACAGGACCTCTTTAGAGTGCTGCTGTCCTTTTAACTCTGACAAGGGTCAGAGGGTTGTTTTCGGCTGTTGTTCTATTTTAAAGGCTCTGTTTTGTGCAATGCTGCAATGTTGTGTTTTGCAAACCCCTTCCCATCCTTTTTACCAAGTATGTGAGAGCACAAGAGGAAACAGTGAGATATTTTGGGCCGGGCTGTCGTCAGCACACAGAAGTGATGGCACACAGCTCCATATCTTGTCTCCATCATACTTGGATAGTGcactgtctgtgcttccctcagTGCCTGGCTAAGATTGGGAATTCCAAGATGGCAGAAGGAGAGGGGAGCATGAGAATGTGCTGAAAGTGGAGGGGTAATTCAGATTGAATTTTCTGCAGTTTCCATCTTCGCCAAAGGATATTTTCAAAACCTTCCTGTACTGAATTAAATGAAATGCAGCAATTCTTCCATTTAGATGCTGCAAGAATCACCAATGGATAGTGGCCCCGAAGTTGCCACTCCACTGGTCAGGAATGCCTCCGCCACCTTGGCATACCCCTGTACTCCAGCCCACCCTACACCAGTTGAGAAAtcctctagcacaggggttctcaacctttttctttctgaggaaaaggcatttcaggAAAAAGaaattccagagaagagcaataaaaatgattaaaggcctagaaaacatgaccgaTGAAATAAGATTGAGCAaagagggctgggagctgaggagcagcttcaacctcctgcatcatcatcatcatcagcagcaaGAGATGAGGGAACGCCGCTTctgcctgctccatggcaccAACCAAAACAGCAGCTGTCTCCGACTGCCCAGCTCCGGCTCCCTGCCTCTGACCTGGCCAGGGGGTagggagagaaggaggtggaGAGAGGTGTGTGTAGTAGCCCCAGGACTGCCTGCTCTTGCACTGTTGCTTGGGGGGGGGCAACACTCCTGTCCtgtgccccccaactctgccccatgGGGAGCATTGGGGCTCAGAAATTCAGCCCAGCTGCTCCCAACTTCAGTCCCATGGGGGGCACCAGAGATCAGGGATTCAACCCCACAGGGGGGTGTCAGGGATCAGGGCTTCAACCCCGTGGCTCCAACCCCGAggctcctggcttcagccccatgggaggtgcttgggttcaggctctgggtttTAGCCgtggggccccacagcccctctgAAAGGGTTTGCACACCCCCAGTGGGCCGCAGACCGCctgttgagaaccgctgctctagcaTAGGGGAATCCTCAGctaaatgaaattaaataaatcCTTAAGAAACATACAATAGATAGCTGAGTAAATAAAATTACTTAACCAATGTGTGTTTTACTCACTTAACAGTAATGTTCTCACAGGAAGAGGAACATCCATATTTTACAATGTAGTTAAAAAAACataaccctcatgcttcaggacacaTGGCAGTCCCTAGATGCCCGAGATTAGGAAGAAATTCATCTTAAGTGCAACTTATTCCATAAATGAGACTGGGTACCAGACTACATGAATCACTACTTTGATTTGGTAGAGTAATTCCTACATCTCTTATGTTTATTAGTAGAACTGGTAGAATACTGCAAATACAGCAAGTGTTCCCTCAAATGCTGAATGGCTGTTCATTTTCACTATTTGCTAGCATTCGTGTGAAAGGTTTCACTCCTATCCAGGAGGAGTGGCTATTCTTTGTATGAATACTCATACCCCATGCAAAGAAAAGTATGCATCTAAACAAGAATATTTACAATTTATTCATCATCTGCTATTCATTACTCTCCCATTTTAGAAATTACATATGCAGTTTTGAGGGCAACTATATCATAGAAACATCATCTGCACCCCAGTATTGTAGAAATAGGCTCTGGGCAACTAGATTTGCCTTAAATAGCTATTTTCATGGCTTTTCTGTGGGATCTTCTTCTCCTATTGCTTTATGTGTGTCCAGTGCTTAGATCCCATCACTGTTCTGCTCTCCAGCTGTATAGAGTTTAAGCTACTTGTTCTCCCTTTCATGGCTCTGAACGTCTCTGTGTCACCTTAACAGGAAAATGAATGTGTAATATGTAGGTGGCTATAAAGCATCAGGCTCTCCAGTAATGTTGccattttgttttctatttttaaaatgtggattcTCTTAGGAGTTAATTCTGGGCCgtaaacagggctggctccaggcaccagcattctaaGCTGGTGCTTGgcgcggcaatctgcaaggggtggcagctaaacatagaagctgccgccgatttgccgccaccgcggaaatgcACCttccgccctaagggcacacggactgcccccgccgcccgctgcggcaattcagtgcgctgcttggggcggggaaaactgtagagctggccctggccgtAAATGTTCCTGAATGTAGAAGGAGTAATGCAGCTCCGCTGTATGACAAAAAGGATGACATGAAGCATCAGAGAAGGAGAGCTCAGCAGTTGGCCATAGAGAGAAATTTGGGCCTGGGAAGGGGAGAGATTTGACTATGACTAGTGGATTGATGAGAGAGGGGATCTATTGGCTCCACAGAAATTTTCCAGTGGCCATGGATGGTAATGCAGCCTAGAGCAGTGTGGTTGCTCCATTCTCTGCTTTTGAGTTGAGGGAAGATTTTTATCCCCTAAGACTCCATGTAATTTCCTTGGGCACAGCCCATTTGCTCAGCCTGTGCTTGGGAGCAGAGTGTAGCTCTTGAGCAGTGGCAATGATCACAAGACACAGGAAGTGGTAGGACAAATATAAAATACTTTATGGGTAATCGGAAGTCCAGCCcataataatacaaaataaattacaTAATGACAGTACTCGAACATTCTGAAGTTATTCAGACAGAAGTCCCAGAGGCTCAGGCCAGAGAACAGTAcaattgttttgatttttaagaTCTATTAATagattaataatactgcataTAAAACAATTGTAACACGCAAGaaagaaatcaatggaattaatCAGCAATTAAACCAGCTATTGCTTTTCATGACACTGACAACTCTCTTGACGTTAGGATCAAACTGGAACTGTCTTGTTCCTATGAAGAAATAGATGTTTcctagaaataaaaataaattgaatgGTTATATTTCATAGGTGAAATGTTTTCCAAcaaatatttctataaagcaaAATATAAAATTGGCAGTACCTATATATTAATTTATGTTAATTTCTGATCTTAGTACACTAGTGAAAATATGAATAATGATTGTCTTTTAAAAGATTTCTTCAACCTAGAGAAGCACAAGTATTCTAGCATAGTAAACTGTTTTTAAAGATTTGTTTTACTTACTACCATACTGGAAAGCAGCGTCAATATTTTTGCTAATTCCTCGGAACTCATTGATTATCTTCTTTGGATAACCCTGATCCATGGACTGCCTGTTTTCATCGTATCTGCATAGAAGAAATATATTTACAATGTATGGTAaataaatgacatttaaaaagttGAAAACAAACTCTGACACATAAATGAGACTATTCATGGTAGAAAATCCATTAAGAATGAGCTAAACTAACTGAACCCTTAAAATCCTTGCTATTCTGTTTTCAGGTTTGTGTACAAAACTTCCATTGAGCTTTCACCTCAGGAGTGCGTGTGTGCATATGTATAGGAGTTTTGGCCCTGCCCGCCCCGTGGCACTTCCCCGGGGCCAGGTCagaggctggaagccagagctgggcagtacagggTGCTGGCTGCTCGCAGCTGATAAGAGCTGCCCAGGCAGGGGGACCCAGCTCGGGGGCCAGCAGAGCCCTCGGGGACCAGCAACCGTGGGGGGCCAGGAACAGAAGCCTGGGCCAGAGCGGTTCAATCCAGGCTACTGTGAGTAGCCCTGGATCCTGCACCTGCCCTGTGCAGCGTGCCCCAGCAGGCAGGGACACAAGCTGGGGACTGCTCCCAGTACCCCTCCAGGGCTTACTTTGCCACTGCtgccagagctgggcacccagccagcaacTGCCACTCTCTCCActgtgccttcagagctggatggctggagagcagcagctacGGGGTGGCTGCCGGAGGGCAAAGGCAAATTTTGGAGTGGCTCCCCCATGCCCCTGATAGTGTGATTCCAATTGTGATTCAACTGAATTCTAAACTGTTTTCAGAGGAGAAGCCGAAGAGCCATTATGATGTGATGCAGGTATTAGTTCAATGGAGTATTTATTGCAAAAGCTTACTGAGCTACTATGAAATATAAACAAACCGTAACCACAAACTACTGCATAATCACACAGCATAAACCCACTTGACTGTTCACAGTGAAGGAACAAAAATCCAGTATATTAATAGTTCGTTTAGCTTGAAGTTTGAGAGACACAGGAGTACAATTTCAGAATATTGCATCCTTTGGGTAATTCTTAAAGTATTTACTAGATAATAGTGTTTCTACAGGTTTTGTGTCTCATCCTCTAGAACGTAATTAATCCCTGCCACAGATTTCTACAGGATGGTTGGAAAAAACTTATAGAAAGATTAGCATTTTCTATCAGACTCCCTAGATTTTAAAACTAACTTCCATCGAACCCTATTCAGTTTTGTGGAATCCAATTGGTTTAATCcctattacattttattttatgtttccaTATTAATCCTCCAAGCCTAAAGAGAGAATATACATTAAGTCTGTTGAACATTAAATCTTACCTCCAGTACTTGTCACCTACAAAGAAGTATGTTTTCCCTGAATTCTCATCATTGAAAGCTGCATTAATTCTCTTAACAGTTTTTGGGAAGCCCAAGTCATAGATGCTTTTTGGGTGGTTATACACTAAGTCATACCCACTGAGGACCCAATATTTGTTCTCTGCAAagaaaaaatagaattaaatgTTTCACCAGCAGCTTCTGCTCTTACTAAACAACATCTGATTATGGCTTCTGGCTTAGTACTTTCATTACAATGATGATAACAAAGCAACTTAATTTTCAAGAGACATGTATAGCTGAGTAGTGATTCTGAGATTTCATTCTCCCCTTTACTTTCAGTAAATTAAGGAATGGCACTGATCTTTGTATTTTAAACATAGCATAAATCCTAGGGGAGATGTCTTTCATGGTCAGGAATTAGACCTTGGAGCAATGAGTCCAAGAAGAACCCTTCCCATACATTTATACACGTTATACATTTTGGGAGAAGACTCCCTGAATTCTACAAATTGTTAAATAATCCACCAAGAGCAGTTTATTGGGATGCAGAAGATACAATACTTGGGATGTGTTCAGATACTTTGGTGATGGAGGCATATACATGTCTAAATAGATGTATATACAGAAACTTAACTATTAAAAAGTGCATATGTCTTATCTAAATGATCAGGTCATCTTAtgtatcttttctctctctccctctccccacttaAGGGTATTGTTATGAGAGCTGGTTGAACTATTTCAAACAGACATCTATTCTCATCAACAAACGGCCTTTTTACTAAAACAAAGCTTTTCACAAACAAGTGTCAGCATTATCAACATTTTGGGTCAGGAATGGGGATTGTGGAAAATTTTGTATCCTTTTTAATATTCTTGTCAAaatttgtaatacaaatattattgaaatgtaatacaaatattattgAAATGTTTCTTAAAATGTTTGCTTACCAAAAGTGGTCTCTTTTGAACACTTCCACTTTCACATAaataggtttttattttttgacCATCTCTAGTGGTTCTTTTCAGAACATTTACATTAAATAGATGAACAACCTTTAATTTCATTATTCACACATTTTGGGGGCTTTTGTAATTTGAACATTTGAGTCGTTTCGTGCAGTGTCACCTAAGGAGAATTGCACAGTCTGTGGAGCAAAGTATTCCCAGTAAATTCATGTATCAGAAGAACTAACAAATGTCAGATTCCGttacctttaaaaagaaaaacttgatCCCTTTCAACATTTTCATAAGCAGCTTGAATTCCAGATGGCAGATTTGGCCAGAATAAAGAAATGAAATTGAGTTCGACCTCTGTCATCTGAGGATGCTTGCGCCAGAAATACCTGGTTTAAATAAAATTTGCATATTATAAACTGTTCCTGCACCTACCATAAACGTAATACAAAGGTGAAGTGTGTCTGATTCTGTCTCCCCTTAGTGTTTGAGCCACAGTGTGGAAAAGAGTCTGCTATGATTGCTATCTACTAGAACTAATCCTTTAGTAGTTTTGGTGCCGGAGGTCACCGGTTCTATCCCTGCCAATGACCTACAACGTGGTGGGGTCATGACAAAGTAGTGGCCCAGTGTGTCACATAAACATACCATTGCAAAACATGAGTTTGCAGCTGCCCTCTTTTCAATTGAATCTAGACTGATAACACACCTATCATTCCACTGATTAGAGTGGCAGAGTAGTTGGAATAGAGTCTAGGGGGGAGTCCTGACTCATCTTCACCAGCCTTAGCCAATAGACCTCCGACATTTAAGTTCCTCTCCTCTGATCAGAGCTGTGTATAGCAGAATCTGGGTCATAGTTCCCTTTGAAAACAATTAGAATTCCTTAGCAACTACAGTACAATGGTTGGTGCCCTTTAGCCATCTCACCATTTGATGCAGCCACTTTGGAAACAGCTAAAGCATTTTGTCATGCCTGAGAGAAATGTTAGGTAAATCTAGGCACCCATCATCAGAGAATTTGGGCCACCTTTTGTATGTGATTTTTATTGTTAGCGCTACATTTCTAAGTGACTGTTTCCCCTCATGCCTCATGGGAATTAAATGATCTGAAATATTGTTTCCTTGTAAGTACTGCAGTTCAAAGAAGTAACTCAGAAGTTCTTTGTTGTTACCTGCCCTTAAAGAACATCAGTTCTCCACGCATGCTAGCGACAGCATCAAAAGTCAGTTTGGGGTCGCAAGTTACTGGCGTTGTGGGTCCGGTTGGTTGAACGGGGGTATCTGACTGTCCTACATGAAGATTAAAGAAAAATTGGCATTATATAATATGGAGAAATACATCTGAAAACCAACATTATGAAGGACTTGGTGGACACACAAAATCTTCTCATGAAAAAGTGGGGGGATGTGGTCATTAATCAGGGTTCTGTCAAGTAACTTCAGGTCTGTAGAGCTCCTAAACTCAGCACAGGTGAGGCTTAGTTCCTACAAAACTACTGAAGTGTGCAAGAATGGGCATGCAGAGGAGCTGAACTTCAGTGAAACCACCTTCAGGGCAATTGCCCACCTCTAGTTAACAGGTGCTCAGCAAAACTAGAATTGCTCTGTGCAGCAACACTAGAATGTTTCTAGAATTAGTAGAATATTTcttaaaatatacatttattaTTGATTAAGCAGCATTCTTCATAAAAGTGAAATTAACCCAGCATATGACTAAAAGTTTATTTTTCCTACCATAGACCTTTTGAATGCCATTAATGTCATCCTGAGGAAGGCGAAATTCATTAGGCTCAGTGTAGGAATAGGTGGGGTACATCAGGGCACCAGGATCAGTAGAATGAGACAGACCCAGTGAATGGCCAAGTTCATGGGCAGCAACAAAGAACAAGTTGTATCctgaggaattaaaaaaaatgtacattt includes the following:
- the LOC120395357 gene encoding matrix metalloproteinase-18-like — its product is MKTLLFLLLLYVASSSAFPVAPETEDEDKNIQFVKAYLQHFYKLETDKQSHFKSKNIKPLSEKLKEMQAFFGLKVTGKPDVDTLEVMKKPRCGVPDIGQYVLTDGNPKWERKNLTYRIVSYTPDMNPADVDKAIQKAFKVWSDVSPLTFKRIYDGNADIMMSFETGDHRDNSPFDGPNGYLAHAFQPGNGIGGDVHFDEEEYWTKGSNGYNLFFVAAHELGHSLGLSHSTDPGALMYPTYSYTEPNEFRLPQDDINGIQKVYGQSDTPVQPTGPTTPVTCDPKLTFDAVASMRGELMFFKGRYFWRKHPQMTEVELNFISLFWPNLPSGIQAAYENVERDQVFLFKENKYWVLSGYDLVYNHPKSIYDLGFPKTVKRINAAFNDENSGKTYFFVGDKYWRYDENRQSMDQGYPKKIINEFRGISKNIDAAFQYGRNIYFFIGTRQFQFDPNVKRVVSVMKSNSWFNC